One segment of Candidatus Neomarinimicrobiota bacterium DNA contains the following:
- a CDS encoding cytochrome c biogenesis protein CcdA produces the protein MRNYLKLSIILLIITSSTSLFGETSSDDILSVELLSSRDAAIAGEALDVALIVDINHPWHVYSPIGKGDFTIPISPTIFTEGTAFGVNDWDYPDPQMIAVAGATEPAAVYGDQLILRTTLDISSTATESLLIKGEVYYQACDDAQCLIPTTINFELKLPVVIEVGLSHAVYPEIFTSNAVNAKLAEQQMSSAELEDDDISGMVDQYGMILTFAIIFFGGLALNLTPCVYPLIPITISFFGGTGASKGKTFWMALAYVLGIAVTYSILGVVAALGGGLFGALLTNPIVLIGIAAILVGLSLSMFGVYEFRLPTGLMTAASQSKAGIFGSFFMGLTLGIVAAPCVGPFVIGLLTYVAAQQDVVLGFSMFFTLAMGLGLPYLFLAMYSSKLASMPRSGSWMIGVRVIFGFVLIAMAIYFVMPLMGAFANPVMAIFLIGSGAYLIMFENSSVGNVAFNRSKQAIAIILIIIGTWMGIPEPEITSGGIEWTHPTTQEQLDELMTSSKPILIDVYADWCIPCKEMDKFTFPDAEVVSASKDFTAIKLDMTHQNGEFEQSLLKQFSIKGVPTYIFFKGGEELKSLRSTGFENAEDFLNRMKKAI, from the coding sequence ATGCGGAATTATTTAAAATTATCAATTATACTCCTGATAATCACCTCATCAACCAGCCTATTTGGAGAAACATCTTCTGATGATATTTTATCAGTAGAACTGCTTAGTAGTCGAGATGCTGCGATTGCAGGAGAAGCACTTGATGTGGCCCTCATCGTTGATATCAATCACCCCTGGCATGTTTATTCCCCTATAGGAAAAGGTGACTTTACCATTCCGATTTCTCCCACGATATTTACTGAAGGGACTGCGTTTGGTGTCAATGATTGGGACTATCCAGACCCACAAATGATTGCTGTAGCAGGTGCCACAGAACCAGCAGCTGTCTATGGTGATCAATTGATTCTAAGAACAACCCTCGATATCAGCTCAACGGCTACCGAGAGTTTGTTAATCAAAGGTGAAGTGTATTACCAGGCCTGTGATGATGCCCAGTGTCTGATCCCAACAACGATAAATTTTGAACTTAAGCTGCCTGTGGTTATTGAAGTAGGCTTAAGCCATGCGGTATACCCTGAGATATTTACTTCAAATGCTGTGAATGCCAAATTGGCCGAACAGCAGATGTCCTCCGCTGAACTTGAAGATGATGATATCTCAGGGATGGTTGACCAATACGGCATGATCTTAACCTTCGCCATCATCTTTTTTGGTGGTTTAGCACTGAATTTAACTCCTTGTGTGTACCCCCTGATTCCCATTACAATCAGCTTTTTTGGCGGGACAGGTGCCAGTAAGGGTAAGACCTTTTGGATGGCCCTAGCCTATGTCCTGGGAATCGCAGTTACCTATTCTATACTTGGGGTTGTTGCTGCACTAGGGGGTGGACTATTTGGAGCATTGTTGACCAATCCAATAGTCTTGATTGGTATCGCTGCTATCCTTGTCGGACTTTCACTTTCAATGTTTGGCGTGTATGAGTTCCGCTTACCTACAGGTCTCATGACAGCAGCAAGTCAATCTAAAGCAGGTATATTTGGATCATTTTTTATGGGACTCACTTTAGGTATTGTAGCTGCACCTTGTGTAGGTCCGTTTGTCATTGGCTTGCTCACCTACGTAGCAGCTCAACAAGACGTTGTCCTCGGTTTTTCCATGTTCTTTACCTTGGCCATGGGGCTTGGATTACCTTATTTATTTTTAGCCATGTATTCAAGCAAACTAGCCTCTATGCCACGCTCTGGTAGCTGGATGATCGGTGTGCGTGTGATTTTTGGTTTTGTATTGATCGCAATGGCCATCTATTTCGTAATGCCCCTGATGGGAGCATTTGCGAATCCAGTCATGGCCATCTTCTTAATTGGTTCTGGTGCATATTTAATCATGTTTGAGAATAGTAGTGTTGGTAATGTAGCCTTTAATCGATCTAAACAGGCTATTGCAATAATCCTTATTATCATTGGAACCTGGATGGGTATCCCTGAACCAGAAATTACCTCTGGTGGTATTGAGTGGACACACCCAACAACGCAGGAACAGTTGGATGAGTTAATGACCAGCAGCAAACCCATACTGATTGATGTCTATGCTGACTGGTGTATCCCTTGTAAAGAAATGGATAAATTTACCTTCCCCGATGCAGAAGTTGTTAGTGCCTCAAAAGACTTTACGGCGATAAAGCTCGACATGACCCACCAGAATGGTGAGTTTGAGCAGTCCTTGCTAAAACAATTCTCAATCAAAGGGGTGCCGACCTATATCTTTTTTAAAGGTGGGGAGGAGCTGAAGTCACTCCGCTCTACAGGATTCGAGAATGCTGAAGATTTTTTAAATCGAATGAAAAAAGCGATTTAA
- a CDS encoding aminotransferase class V-fold PLP-dependent enzyme has protein sequence MGSLTAPLSKKALLDRVRSDFIGLDTTYKNARGEETRRIYLDSTASSLMFRPAAKITKNFLAHYSNTHSKLHHSAHISTAAYDWAHARILSFIGADPEIYTCFFTGSGTTSGINRMARVFRDLNPDRDTAIVSIMEHHSNDLPHRKHLKHVIHVPVEGLDENKMCISLPKLEAALREHAGNINYVSITAVSNVTGIINPIHKIAKLAHKYGAFIMVDGAQSVAHLPTKMFHPDDPEASIDALVFSGHKTYTPGSPGVVIARKDQLGQIEPEEVGGGMVDRVLEDRYQVKESFPDREEAGTPNIPGAIALATTIEFLDRIGMEYLLKEEDIILEQALAGMREIPEIKVYGGTNTKDCPRAASISFNIRGMDHGLVAAILNDYFNIAVRNQCFCAHPYVKEMMADELQSSFGSIDFGNMSDEFMRVAGMVRASFGMYSSTEDVKSLLAALKDIIEHAVEYTNHYEVNNDNDYQHKSYYPEHQSYFNICDEIDRYLS, from the coding sequence ATGGGATCTTTAACAGCACCTCTATCTAAGAAAGCTCTATTGGATAGAGTTCGTTCAGATTTTATTGGTTTGGATACGACCTATAAAAATGCTAGGGGAGAAGAGACCCGTCGAATTTATCTGGATTCTACTGCCAGCTCGCTCATGTTTCGTCCAGCTGCCAAAATTACCAAGAATTTCCTGGCGCATTATTCTAACACACACAGCAAACTTCATCATTCCGCTCATATCTCAACGGCTGCTTATGATTGGGCTCATGCCAGAATTCTCTCGTTTATAGGAGCCGATCCGGAGATCTACACCTGTTTTTTTACAGGATCGGGAACGACCTCCGGGATCAATCGCATGGCTCGCGTTTTTCGCGATCTTAACCCAGACCGTGATACTGCTATCGTTTCCATAATGGAACACCATTCCAACGATTTGCCCCACCGTAAGCATCTAAAACATGTAATTCATGTTCCTGTCGAGGGCCTGGATGAAAACAAAATGTGCATTAGTTTACCAAAATTAGAAGCAGCATTAAGGGAGCATGCAGGAAATATAAATTATGTCTCAATCACGGCGGTTAGTAATGTGACCGGGATAATTAATCCAATTCATAAAATCGCCAAACTAGCCCATAAATACGGTGCTTTTATTATGGTTGATGGCGCTCAAAGCGTCGCTCATCTGCCCACAAAAATGTTCCACCCAGATGATCCTGAGGCCAGTATTGATGCCCTTGTGTTTTCTGGTCATAAAACCTATACACCGGGTTCACCTGGTGTTGTGATTGCGCGTAAGGACCAACTGGGTCAGATTGAACCTGAAGAGGTTGGTGGTGGGATGGTAGATCGTGTTCTGGAAGACCGTTACCAGGTCAAAGAAAGCTTCCCGGATCGTGAAGAAGCCGGAACACCAAATATTCCTGGAGCAATTGCACTGGCAACTACCATTGAGTTTCTTGACCGCATTGGAATGGAATATCTCTTGAAAGAAGAAGACATTATCCTAGAACAGGCGCTTGCAGGCATGCGGGAAATACCTGAAATAAAAGTTTATGGAGGCACCAATACCAAGGATTGTCCACGGGCAGCATCAATATCTTTCAATATCCGTGGAATGGACCATGGACTGGTAGCTGCTATTCTCAATGACTATTTTAATATTGCTGTACGAAACCAGTGTTTCTGTGCCCATCCTTATGTTAAAGAAATGATGGCTGATGAACTACAATCATCATTTGGATCAATTGATTTTGGGAATATGAGTGATGAATTTATGCGTGTCGCTGGTATGGTAAGAGCCAGTTTTGGCATGTACTCCAGCACAGAAGATGTTAAGAGTCTCCTAGCCGCACTAAAGGATATCATCGAACATGCGGTTGAATATACGAATCACTATGAGGTCAATAACGACAATGATTACCAGCACAAGTCCTACTACCCAGAGCACCAATCCTATTTTAACATCTGCGATGAGATTGACCGGTATTTGAGCTAG